Proteins co-encoded in one Chloroflexota bacterium genomic window:
- a CDS encoding EamA family transporter, with translation MSSAALGLVLLAAVAHASWNLLARRAEEKLAFLWCGTLATTVLFLPLGGWLLLTTPLPPAAWGVVAVSALLEALYYWTLAQAYRYGDLSLVYPIARGTAPVIVPLLAAVFLGERLSWLAAGGIGLVVVGTVVIHTRRLGWPSLGGVAHVFGQLGTRYALLTGVVIASYSSLDKYGVTLAPPLLYGYLLFAGLTVALIPLIRPRWRAVELEWRKRRGSIVLVGVLAPGSYGLVLLALTLAPVSYVAAAREISVVLAAILGAVVLREGYGPQRLLGSAAIAAGLMLLVG, from the coding sequence ATGAGTAGCGCGGCCCTGGGTCTGGTGCTGCTGGCGGCGGTCGCACACGCCAGCTGGAACTTGCTCGCGCGGCGCGCCGAGGAGAAGCTGGCGTTCCTCTGGTGCGGCACGCTGGCGACGACGGTTCTCTTCCTGCCGCTCGGTGGCTGGCTGCTGCTGACGACGCCGCTGCCACCGGCCGCCTGGGGCGTCGTGGCGGTGAGCGCGCTGCTGGAGGCGCTGTACTACTGGACGCTGGCGCAGGCGTACCGCTACGGCGACCTGTCGCTGGTGTATCCGATCGCCCGGGGCACTGCGCCGGTCATCGTGCCGCTGCTGGCCGCCGTCTTCCTGGGCGAGCGGCTCTCCTGGCTGGCAGCCGGCGGCATCGGGCTGGTGGTCGTGGGCACGGTCGTGATCCACACTCGGCGGCTCGGCTGGCCGAGCCTGGGCGGCGTGGCCCACGTCTTCGGGCAGTTGGGGACGCGCTACGCCCTGCTGACCGGGGTGGTGATCGCATCCTACTCGTCGTTGGACAAGTACGGCGTGACCCTCGCGCCACCGCTGCTCTACGGCTACCTGCTGTTCGCCGGGTTGACGGTCGCGCTGATCCCGCTGATCCGTCCGCGGTGGCGGGCGGTGGAGCTGGAGTGGCGGAAGCGGCGAGGCAGCATCGTGCTGGTGGGCGTGCTGGCCCCGGGCAGCTACGGTCTGGTGCTCCTGGCGCTGACGCTCGCGCCGGTCAGCTACGTAGCCGCCGCCCGCGAGATCTCGGTGGTGCTGGCGGCGATCCTCGGGGCGGTGGTGCTGCG